Within the Burkholderia ubonensis genome, the region TTCAGATCGAGTGGAGGTGGTGGAAGCGAATCGTTCTTTTGTCGAGGCATGGCTATCTGCAGGCAAGGTTGAGAGAAGTAGTGATTATCGCCCCACGTGCACATGCCTGTAGCCCGTACGTGAAAGAGTGGCTCATCTCCTATGGCTCGTTCAAGCGGGGCGGTAATTCGACGAAGCTATGGGTCATGCTGAGTCACCGCTGTAACAGGCATAGCAACTAGACGAACGATGACGATCCTTCAAACGTAGGATAAGGGAGCGCGTTGTTCTCCCTTAGTGATTCCGGGTTCTGGTGAGGCGGGCCATCTCGTTCCGCCAAAGAAGGCATGGAGGATCATCCTCGATAAGGCTGGCATCGCCGATCTTCGGTTGCATGACCTGCGTCGCCCGATGGGGTCGTGGCAGGCCGGAACCGGTGCGAATCTGTCGGTTACCGGTCGGTCGTTGAATCATAAGTCGACGCAGACGACAGCGATCTACGCGCGTATCTGGCTTGAGCCAGTTCGGAACTCGATGGAAACGGCCGCTACAGCGATGTTGCAGGTGGCTGGATTGGTAACAAACGGCGGGGCCGACGTGAGAGTTAGGGCACGCGGAGATGCCGTTGCCAATGATGAACAGTCAGGATGAGTGGTGACCGTGCGCGGGCGAGATGGGTGACTAGCTAAGTGTTCGGATATCGCCGTCGAGACCTACACAATGTCCATTTTCTCCACTACAATTGAGGCTCCAAAAACGGACATGGAGTCCTCGTATGTCGGCAGTCGTGCATCAGAAGCTCGAAGAAGTCGAATCGCGGCTCTCGCAGCTCGGTCTTACCCGCGACATCATGATTGAGATCGTGCAGGCGTGTGTGGCGGGATACGCTGGCTGTACCGACAACGATCCGCCGGGTGCGCCGGGCTATTCTTCGTGGCGGTACGGCGTCCGTCGAAGCCGCGAACTGCTGCGGCCTCTCGGCTGGCTCAAAGACAATACCGGCGGCTATGCGACCTGCCTCAACCGCGAGAAGAAGGTCCGCCTGGCCATCATGAATGCCGACGATGGGGCGGGAATTCCCGATCGCGTTCCGCAGAATCGATCGAAGAAAGGCCCGAACTCCGAGCGGGCCGCGTTCAACAACAAACAGGTTCACCAACTTCCGCTGTTGAACGCGGAAGAATGGCCGGTGCCTGAAGATGAGGTGTTGGTCGCCAACCTCAGCGAGTACGCGACGTGGCACGTCTGTGTCTTCATCAAGGGCGACAACGTTCAAGCTGAGTTGTCGTTGCTCGGAGATTTCGACGGCGGCTACGCCTCCGAGTGTCTTGAGAAGATCATCCTCGTGGCCCCCGGCGAGTGGAACACGCCGATCCGTGATCAGAATAGCAGCGACGATGATGACGATCTCGACGCATTCCCTATCGAAGTGACCCGTAAGTAAGCATGTTTAATCCAAGCCGACTAAGTCTCGCTAGGCGTCGACGCAAGTTCACGAAAAAGGCTCTTGCAGAGACACTAGGTTGCGATCAGAAGACAATCATTCGGTACGAAAGCGGCGAAGCAGAGCCGCCCGAAGATAGTTTGAATGCTCTCTCGAAAGCATTAAATTTTCCGGTCGCTTTCTTCTTGGGCAACGACATCGATGAGCCACAACCGGAAGCGGCGAGCTTTCGGTCAATGAGCACAATGTCTGCTCGCGAGCGAGATGCGGCTCTCGCTGCTGGCGCTTTTTCGTTCATCCTCAGCGATTGGGTGGATGCGCGGTTTCATTTGCCTTCGCATGATCTTGTCGACTGTAAGGATAGCCCCGATCCCGAGGCTGCGGCACGAGTTTTACGCGAGAAATGGGGGCTTGGTGACCGCCCTATAACGAACATGGTGCATTTACTCGAGGCCAAGGGCGTGCGGGTTTTTTCGCTAGCGGAAAACACGAAGACGGTCGACGCGTTTTCGATGTGGAGACGGGAAACTCCTTATGTTTTTCTGAATACGTTTAAGACACCAGAACGTAGCAGATTCGATGCAGCGCACGAGCTTGGGCACCTTGTCCTGCACAAGCATGGTGGTCCGCAAGGCGGTAGGATTGTCGAAGACGAGGCGAACCAGTTTGCCTCAGCGTTTCTGATGCCGGAAGGAGATGTGAAGGCGCGACTTCCTCGGGTCAATGCGGTAAATCAGATTGTGGAAGCCAAGAAGAGGTGGCGGGTGTCGGTTGCTGCGTTGAACTACCGCTTGCATCGCTTAAGGATTACCACCGACTGGCAGTATCGAAATTTTTCGATCCAGATATCGCAACTTTATCGGCAATCCGAGCCACTTTCGGTTGAGCGTGAAACGTCGGTGGTGTGGGACAAGGTACTGCAGATGTTGCGTACCGACGGCATGACAAAGCATTCGATCGCAAGTGCGCTTGCGCTGCCGGTGATGGAAGTCGATAACTTGGTGTTTCGTCTCACCAACTACCATAGTATCGAGGGCGGCGGGGCTACTCGCGGTAAGAGCAAAGCGAAACTAAGCGTTGTATAGCAAAGTGATAGGGTTATGCGATGTGCCACCGTGTTGAAACGGTGGCACGAATTGCTTTCATGCTTGATGCGTGCTCGTTCGAATGCATCGTCAATCGATTCATGCGGCGTTCAGTCATCGATTAGCAGCTTTTGATGTTTCTCCGGGAGTAAAGCGAATTCGCCCCATTGCAAACCGGAGGTTGCTAATCCGATTCCGTTGGCCGTGATTTTCCCCCAAAAGAGCACGACGCGGCCTGTTGATTCGTCTGTGATACCTTTTTCTTCCTGTTTCCATGCTTGCACTTTGATTGTGAAGTCCGCGACGTCCGGATGTGGCTGCAGTCTGGTCATTCGGATGTTGGTGGGCTTCGGATGCTGACCGGCATTCCACGAACGAAGGATGGTTCCGTAATATAGGCGCGGCACCTCACACTCGTCCGTAACAGTGGCAACGTCGATAAGGATGTCGGTTAGTTTTCGTGCAACATCGGCATTGGGAAGCACGAAGTATTTGTAAAGATTGACATCGAATCGTCGGCACAAGCCCCAGACTGTGGTTATCTTACTCGGGAGAGCAAATTTTTCGCCGCGATGTCTTCCGATGGGAATTGCTGCGATCGGGCCATCTTCATCCTCGACGGCACTTTGTCCGTATGGCTCAGCATCCCCATCAGGCTTGCTTGGTCGGTCATGCATAAAGGAATCTATAATTGCAAGCTGATCACTCGCGATGGCTTGCTTAGCGTCCTCTTCCGTCAAATATCTCATGCCGTCCGCAAGTGGTGTGCGAAGTGAGCAGGGTATTTTGCGGTAAGCTTGGCGGTGCATGAAACAGCACGCGCGACCGTTCGAAAATCGGTCTTTGTCTTTGGGTGACCGAGATATAGGTGTGAAACATTCTGGACAATAGAGGCTCTCAGCCATGTCGTTCGTGTATTCCCCTGGAAGGACCGTCTCAGCTTCTTTAGGTCGTACTCGATTCGCTCCGTCGTAGATCCAATTTGGATCGTATAAGGCGTGCTTAATTCTGTTGTTTGAGTTCACATTGGCCTTCGTGTTGGTCGTTGGAAGATGCTTCACACGTCGGTAGTAGGATGCCGAGATATTGGTGTGAGCGGTTCATCGTTCGAGCTACTCGTCAATACATCGACGAAGGCTAATGTCCCACGGGCGGCGGTGTCTTATTTTCCAACTCGAAAAGCATTCGTCGAGCGAGTACAGTATATCTGTCGACCGCTTCCTTCGACAAGGCAGCGTCCGGTTCGTGTGCCGCCTTGTTCCTAAGGCGCTGTAGATGTTTTAGGATTTCGACTTGGTTCTCATCTAGCACGCGATTTTGACGCAATTCGTTCAAAATGGCGCTGATAGCGCGCCAACTCTTTGCACCGGACGGGCCGGACGTTGCTGACTCATAAACTAGACGTCGAAGTTCCAGTTCGATATCACGCCACGCCACCATGATTACTCCAGCGGGGTTCGCGTGGGCTGCGTCGCTATCAAGCACGAGCCCTAGATTGCCGGCGCGGCCTTGAGCAGCTACGCCTTCAAGCTGGATTTGAACGTCAGAATCAAATGACGCTTCAACTTCCGCAAGTTCTTCGGTGAAGCTTGCTTCGAATCCACCGGGGGCCTTAAAGGAGCGAATGTCCTTTAGTTTTGCGCGAATCTCTGCCTTGAATATGTAAGCGCAGAATCCAACAGCCAAAGGCCAAGACCAAGCGGCGGCTAGTTCGGCGATGCTTTTGAACAGTGAAGCTATGAATGTGAGCCAATCCATAGGTATATCCGAGGAGAGGAATTGTCACGATAGTAGCGTCACATCGGCCAAAGATACAGAGCGGATATCTCCAGCGGGTCAGCAGAGCTATCAACCAAGACGAGCGCCGTCATATTGATTTTCACGATTAGCGATCTGTCAGGATGGTATGCGCTCCGCGCATGCTCGCTTTACGGTCGCTGTTCCGACGCAGAAATGTTCGGCGGTTTCCCGAATGCTTGCGCCCCGTTCGGCACGCCATGCCTTGATGGCCGCGTAGTCGTGGGATCGAGCGCGCCCCTTATATTTCCCTTCCGCCTTCGCGATCGCGACGCCACGACGCTGCATCTCTGTCCGGTTGCGATAGTCTGCCTCGCCCTGCGCAGCCATGAATGCCAACACGGCATCTCGTGTCGCTTTCTCGATAGGGTCCTGGGCTTTCCCATCGAAGACCATCCCGTTGAGCGTACATTCGACGCGAACGCCGAGCTCCATTAAGCGACGCATCGTCCTGTGCAGCTCGTCATAGCGGCGGCTGATCCGGTCTAGCCAGCGCACGATGAGAACGCCACCATGGCGCAGATCGTGCTCTGCTTTGCGCCACTGCTCCCGCTCGTCCGGGGCGACGTGATACCCGCTCACGCCCTCGTCAATGAAAACATCTTTGTCCTGCACGCCGTGCGACGTGGCGTCCTCGTACTGGCTTGCTGAGGACTGGCCGTCGGTGGTCGAAATCCGGCCGTAGTAGAGCTTGCGCATAATCTGTGTGGATCATTAGAGTATATAGATCAATTATAACATGGCTCAATTTGGCGGTTGATCCTGTTGATCCAAGCGTCCGCCCCCGAGTCGCTGGCTCAATACGGTGTACCCGTGTGATCCAATGCATAGTCGCAATGGCGGTCGCCGCATGGGTCAGCGTTCACCGTCCGAGTACCAAGCAATCGCTTGGGACGTGTGACATAAATTGGCGGGCCGAATTCGCAACTACCGACGTTGGTCCACGATTTTTGCGCGAGCCTTTGAGGGTAGGCCACAACCGAACATCGGGCGTTCATGTACATACTCGGCCGAGCAAGTCGTCGGCCATCGTGGAATTTCGTGCCGCCCCATTTGATATCGCCCTCAACCGGAGTGGACATGTCAATCAAAGTGTTGGCATCACACAGGACTTCTGCGCGAACAGCGGCGAGTCCAGAACACGGTTGCTTCGACATAGACCTTCGATGAAGCCTGGTGTAGATTGCGTGGCTATTCAATGATACGAAGCTTGCCTAATCGACCATGTTTGAGATCACGGGTGACGACATTGCTGCGCTGAACGACGAAGACTTGCGCACGCTGGTGGGCCGTCTTTGTGAAGCGGAACTGCGCCGACGGAACTTGTCTCCGTCGGCGGTGACATGGGGTGGCAATCAAACCGCGAAGGATGGTGGTCTTGACGTTCGGGTGGCGCTTCCACTTGGAACGGCAATCGACGGCTTCATTCCCAAGACAGCCACGGGTTTTCAGGTCAAGAAACCTGATATGCCGCGCGCAGCGATCATCGATGAGATGAGGCCGAAGCCAAGCGGTGTACTGCGCCCTGTAATCATAGAATTGGCTAAGGCATCGGGCGCCTACATTATCGTAAGTGCGACCGGCTCGACGTCGGACTCTGCGCTCACGAGCAGGAAAAAGGGGATGGCAGAAGCGGTGCGGGATATTTCCGACGCTGCGAATATTACCTTGGATTTCTACGACCGCAATCGCGTTGCAACGTGGGTGCGCGATCACACAGCCTTAATCCCGTGGGTCCGCTCAAGGATCGGTAGGTCGATTCCGGGCTGGTTCTCCTATGGCGCTTGGTCCCATCCACCCGAAGACGCGGATCGAGCCTATCTTGTCGATGATGCAGCACGCATCAAAACAGGCGCCAAGAATGAAGAAGACGGACTTTCGGTAACGGACGGAATTAACAGGATTCGAGATGTGCTTCGGACGCCGGGCCATGTGGTACGCCTTGTCGGACTATCGGGCGTCGGCAAGACGCGGCTTGTCGAGGCGCTCTTTGATCCGGAGGTCGGCGTGAACAGTCTCGATCCGGCACTCGCAATCTACACCAATGTCGCTGCAGGACCTGATCCGCAACCTGCTGGCCTAGCTTCTGATTTGATTGCGGCGCGAGCACGCGCGATCTTAGTCATCGACAATTGTGCGCCGGACGTGCATCGGCAGTTGTCGGACATTGCCCGCTCGGCTGATTCAACTGTAAGTGTCGTCACGATCGAATACGACATTCGGGAAGACCAGCCGGAAGGCACGGACGTGTTCGTGTTGGATACGTCATCGCTGACACTGATTGAAAAGCTCGTTTCGAATCGATTTAGCAACCTTTCGCAGATTGATGCACGAACGATTGCTGAGTTTTCGGGCGGTAATGCGCGCATTGCCTTGGCGCTCGCTGGCACCGTCCAGAAGAACGATGCAGTCGCAGGCCTAAGCGATGCGGAGCTATTTCAGCGACTCTTTCATCAGCGCCACGATCACGATGCCTCGCTACTGTCGATTGCGCAAGCATGCTCGCTCTTGTACTCGTTCGAGGGTGAAAAGCTCTCCGGGGAAGGTGCCGAGTTATCAATACTCGGAGACCTTATTGGGAAGTCGGGTGAAGAAGTGTTCGGAGGCGTTGCGGAATTGAAGCGGCGCGATCTGCTACAGGAGCGCGGCCCATGGCGAGCGGTTCTTCCGCATGCTATTGCGAACCGACTAGCTGTCACGGCGCTTCAAAATATTCCCCGCTCGAAGTTGTTGTCGAGACTTGTTGAAAATGCATCGCCGCGAGTCCTCCGGTCATTCTCGCGGCGGCTCGGCTATCTCGATGGTAGCAAGGAGGCGCGGGCCATCGTTCAGAGCTGGCTTGCCTCCGATGGGTTGCTGGCCGATATCCCTAACCTCAACGCGCTCGGCCGAGCAATGCTGGACAACATAGCGCCTGTCATGCCAGAAGGGGTGCTCTTTGCGCTGGAGAATGCTCTCACTGCGGGGAGCGAGGATGTACTCGCGAAGTGCAATCATTTCATTCGTCTGCTGCGTTCGCTTGCCTACGATGAGGCGTACTTTGAGCGAGCCGTTTCGCTTCTCGTGAAGTTTGCTCGCCTTCCAGGCAAGAAGCAGTCGGACGGAGATGCGGCGAATGTTGTTGAATCACTCTTTCATATAGTCTTGTCCGGCACTCACGCGCCGCTTGAATTGCGCCTGAAAGTCGTCGATGGGCTTCTGCGGTCAATCGATGCCGCCGAACAGGACATCGGCGTTAACGCGCTGCGAGCGATGCTTAAGACGGGGCATTTTTCGTCTACGTACGGCTTTGAATTTGGCGCACGCTCGCGCGACTATGGATATCATCCGAGAACAGGCCAGGACGTGCACGACTGGTTTTCGGCAGCATTGAGTTTAGCCGAGCCGTTTGCGCTGTTGGAGACCAGTCTTGGCGAACGGGTGCGCGAAGCCATCGCGGCGGAATTTCGTGGATTGTGGGCCGAGGCGACAGTGGTGGATGAGCTCGATAGGCTCTCCCGCGCAATTGCCGCACATCGGTTTTGGCGCGAAGGCTGGATCGCTGTGCGCCGTACGCGCATCTACGACGGTGCTGGGCTGCCAGCGGAGATACGCACGCGGCTGACCGCATTGGAGGAGTTCCTCCGGCCGAAGGATTTGATCGATAAGGTTCGTGGCGTCGTATTGGGCTCTAACGGCGACAGCGTCGATCTTGACGATCCAAACGATTTTGAGAGTGACCGGTATGCGGAGGCGGCGGCACGCGCAGCAGCCGCGGTCGAACATCTTGGACGGGATGTTGCTGCGGATGTGGAAGCGTTCCGGACACTCCTGCCTGACTTGATTGGGAAGAATAGTCACAACGTCGCTGGTTTCGGTCGCGGCCTAGCGCTTGCTGCGGACAAGCCGAGCGAGGTATGGAGCGCCATGGCCGACCAAGTGGCAATTACGGAGAAACCCAGCGTAGGTCTCCTGTCCGGCTTTCTTGACGCTGTTCAGCGCCGTGATCGTGCGGAGGCGGACGCCATTCTTGACGAGGCACTGGATGATCCGCGGCTCGCTGAGTGGTTCCCTGTTGTTCAAGCCAGTGCCATTATCGACGATAAAGCGCTGGGACGACTGCACCGCGCGCTCCAATATGGTAAGGCACCGATCGAACGGTTTTTTAGCCTAGCGTACGGACGCACTTGCGATGTAATCCCGGGGCCGGCATTGAAACACCTTGTGCTTGCAATCGGAGAGAGGCCGGGTGGCACCGCTGTTGCCGTAGAAATTCTATCCATGCGTCTGCATTCCGACCATAGCGAAAGGAAAACGTCTGTGCCGGAAGTTGCTGAAGCAGGCAGGGAGCTGTTGGCAGCCTACCGGTTTCATCGTGGGAACGGCCGTGCAACAATGGAGGATCACGAACTGGCCGTCGTTGTGCGGGAGGCACTTATCGACGACAAAGGAAAGTCGATTGCGCGGAAATTGTGCCGCGATTTATTGGCTGCAATCGCGAGCTATGAAACAGATATCCACGAGCATAGCGAATTGGTGAGTGCTCTCTTTCAGGTACGCCCAGTAGACGTGCTTGACGAGTTTTTCTCAGGCGATGATAAGTCGAAAACCAGCAGCATCCGACTGTTGCGTGACCTTCCGCGTTTTCATAAGAACCCGATGAATGTAGTGCCGGACGACGTCGTGCTCGGATGGTGCGATATGGACCCAGAAGCCCGCTACCCATTGGTGGCGGCTGTCGCGCTCTTGTTCAAGCGGCCAAATGAGAAGGAGCCGCATGAATGGACAAATTTGACCCGCCAGCTTCTCCTTAGGGCTCCCGATCCAGAGGCGGTACTCAACGAAATTGTTAGTCGCCTACATTCCTCGAGCTATAGCGGATCACTCGCAACTAAACTGGAGTCCCGCCTTACGCTCCTCAATCGGCTTGATTCCAGTGCGGTTCCTGCGCTGGCTGCTCCGCTTAGCAAGGCGAAGGGGGAATTGGAGAAAAGAATCCAAATGGAGCGCCAGCGAGAGACCGAAGAAGGTCGGGCGCTTAGTGGACGTTTTGAGTAGCATGTCGTCGACCACAGCTACCAATTTTCGTCCCGTCGCGCTGATATTCTGCATGCAGAATCTACGGTCGAGTCACGCGGTCGCCAATCGCGCAATGGGGCTCGCCGAATTGCCGAGGCACATTCGGTGCGGCCATTTATGTAGCACGAGGTCGACACCCGCCATCCGCGCGCCGCTGAGCCGCCTGCCTTCGTCTCGGGCTAGTGAGAGGGCGTTAGACGCCAACCTTCCCGGAGTCGACGAACTGGGTGACGATCTCAAGCTTATGATCGATTGGATCGGAGAGTTTGACAAGCGCACGGCGGCGTAGGGATGAGAAGAAACATTTGCTGACTGTGCTTCCAGTCGCCCGGTAAAACTGAAAGGACTTTGTTGGGAAGCAAAATTCCCGATGGTCCTGGCCGCGTCAAACCCGCCCGCCTGAGAGATGGGGGTATGAATTTTTGTCAGACCATATTGTTGTTTTCACGACCAAAGTACATTCTCATGACTTGGCGATGCCGCTAGAATTGCGAAGACATAACGGGGAGCCGTTCCCAAGAGAGCGTGGGCCGCTGCGGGCTTGCAAAAAACAAGAAGTGGACAACGAATGAACATGACCGAAGTGGCTCAGGCGATCCGGGGTGGTCTGATCCAGCAAGACCGACTGCTCAAGACAAGTATCCCGTCGTTGCCAGAGAACGCGCTCGTGCCACGACGGGCCGTAACCTATTCCGAAATCGGTCGTGACTTCAGTGTCACGCTCGACATGGTATCCACGGCAGGCGACATTGAACTCAAAACGCTGATCGCCCAACCGATAACGCTTTGGATTCAGCAGGCGAACAAATCGTATCTGCCGATCAACGGGTACATCCACACAGCTCGCAGACTGGGTGCTGACGGTAGCCTTTCAAGCTATCAATTAGTGTTTGCCTCATGGATGCATTTCCTGAAATTCCGAAGTGATATGCGGTATTGGCAGGACAAGAGTGTCGACGCCATCATTGCGGACGTCTTAAATGCGCATCCGCAGGCCTGGGGCCAGTTTGAGTTCGCCTTGCTGAAGCCGCTGCCTCTGCGCTCGTACTGCCGTCAGAGTGAGACGGACTGGAATTTTGTCCATCGATTGATGGAAGAAGAAGGCTTGTTCGGTTTCTGGCGACAGGACAAGGACGGGACGTCGCATAGGTTTGTCGTGACCGACGACATTTACTCGCTTGATGAGGTCTCGCCCAAACAGGTCGGATTCTCGAGGTCGGGCACAAGTAACGAAACGGACGCTTTTACGCAGTGGGCGGGTTCGCGGACATTGCAGAGCACAGTGCATACGACGCGCACGTTCGACTACAAGGCACCATCGTCCCCCGTCAATCCCAAGGGCACCAGGTTACCGACGATGTCCGGTCAAGGAAATTTGCCGGAGCAGGCAGAAGTCTACGAGTACACCGGCGCCTATACGTATTTGGACCGGAATCGCGGTGAGCATCTCTCGAAGATTCACCTGGAGGAATGGGAGTCGAGAGCGAAGCGATTCCTTGGTATCGGAGGTGTTCGGACTATCGATGCCGGCCGTCGATTCATACTGACGGGCCATCCTGAGCACGATCATGATCAAGCCGGGCAGCGAGAATTCGCTGCGATCAAAGTGCGTCGGTACATTGAGAACAACCTGCCGTTATCGAATCACG harbors:
- a CDS encoding helix-turn-helix domain-containing protein, whose translation is MFNPSRLSLARRRRKFTKKALAETLGCDQKTIIRYESGEAEPPEDSLNALSKALNFPVAFFLGNDIDEPQPEAASFRSMSTMSARERDAALAAGAFSFILSDWVDARFHLPSHDLVDCKDSPDPEAAARVLREKWGLGDRPITNMVHLLEAKGVRVFSLAENTKTVDAFSMWRRETPYVFLNTFKTPERSRFDAAHELGHLVLHKHGGPQGGRIVEDEANQFASAFLMPEGDVKARLPRVNAVNQIVEAKKRWRVSVAALNYRLHRLRITTDWQYRNFSIQISQLYRQSEPLSVERETSVVWDKVLQMLRTDGMTKHSIASALALPVMEVDNLVFRLTNYHSIEGGGATRGKSKAKLSVV
- a CDS encoding recombinase family protein; protein product: MRKLYYGRISTTDGQSSASQYEDATSHGVQDKDVFIDEGVSGYHVAPDEREQWRKAEHDLRHGGVLIVRWLDRISRRYDELHRTMRRLMELGVRVECTLNGMVFDGKAQDPIEKATRDAVLAFMAAQGEADYRNRTEMQRRGVAIAKAEGKYKGRARSHDYAAIKAWRAERGASIRETAEHFCVGTATVKRACAERIPS